TCCGCCTCCAGAAACAGGAGCTGGGCGATCACCAGGTTGGCGAGATGGTCGTCGATTTCCTCGCCGATGAAAATGATGTTGTCCTTGAGCAGCCGGGAGTAGATGTCGTAGGACCGCTCCCCCCGGTTCGTCTGCTCCACCACGAAGGGAATGAGGGGCATCAGCCTTCCTCCGCCGGGACGGGCTCAGCTTCGACCAATGTAACGGAAGCCTGGGAAAGAAGCAAGCCCAGCGCCTTCTTGCGGGCCAGCAGGTCTCGCACGTCGTCGAGGCGCCCCTCCTTTTCGTACCGGGCCCGAATCCGGTCCGCGGGCATCCGCGAGCCCTCGGCCAGGTTCTGGAAATAGGCCGCGAGTTCGTCCTCGGCGACGGTCAGGCCGTTCCGCTCGGCCACGGCCTTCAATAGGTAGTAGGCCGACACCTTCCTCTCGGACACGGACCTGCGAGACCGGGCGATCTCCTCCCAGTTCACGCCCGCCTTGGTCGGGTCGAGCCCCTGCCGGGCCCACTCCTCCGCCATGGATTGCAGGTCCTCCCGCAATTGCCGGTCCGCCAGCGTCGGGGGAGCCGGCACGGGATACTTGTCGAGGAGAGCCTCGATGAGCCGGTCCTCCTGCAGGGCGCGCATTTCCGCCTGAAGGCGGGCCTCCACGTCCTTTCTCACCCGATCCCGAAGGGCCTCCAGGCTCTCCGCCCCCAGGTCCTTGGCCAGATCGTCCCCCAGGGGCGGGACCTCCCGCCGGACGATCTTGTTTACCGTGAATTCGTATTCCCCGGGGGCCAGGTGGGCGTGGGGAGAATCGTGGCCCGGCTCTCCCTCACCGGCCTCGGGCTCCACCTTGAGATCAAAGACCTCGGCGGTCTTTCTGCCGGACAGTGCCCGCTCCGCCGGATGGTGGCTGTCCGCGAGCGCCCGCAGAAAGAGGTCCTGGCCCTTGGCCTGCCCCTTCCGCCTCATGGTCACGGACAGATAATCCCCTTCGGACGCCACCTCCTGGGGCTTCATCACGGCGGCGCGCTCCCGAAGTCCCTCGAGAACCCGGTCCACCTGGGCCTCCTTGACTTCGGCCCGGGGGCACCGCACCACGATGCCCTGGGCGTTCACCTCGGGAACCTCCGGGGCGACCTCCACGTGCAGATCGCAGACGAAGGGATGGCCTTCCTCCAGCTGGACCGCCTCCACGTAAGGCTCCACCACGGGGTCGAGGGAGAATTTCTGGAGGGTTTCCCGGGCCGCGTCGGGGAGAAACCGCTCCAGCACCTCTTCTCGGATTTCTTTTTGAAACCGGCCCTTGACCAGTCCCTCCGGGGCTTTTCCGGGGCGAAATCCGTGCAGATGGGCCTGGCCCCTTACGGCCCGGACCACCTCCCGGA
This portion of the Acidobacteriota bacterium genome encodes:
- the tig gene encoding trigger factor; this encodes MDITFKSQEGCRKTYSIHSPWDEVEPKFREVVRAVRGQAHLHGFRPGKAPEGLVKGRFQKEIREEVLERFLPDAARETLQKFSLDPVVEPYVEAVQLEEGHPFVCDLHVEVAPEVPEVNAQGIVVRCPRAEVKEAQVDRVLEGLRERAAVMKPQEVASEGDYLSVTMRRKGQAKGQDLFLRALADSHHPAERALSGRKTAEVFDLKVEPEAGEGEPGHDSPHAHLAPGEYEFTVNKIVRREVPPLGDDLAKDLGAESLEALRDRVRKDVEARLQAEMRALQEDRLIEALLDKYPVPAPPTLADRQLREDLQSMAEEWARQGLDPTKAGVNWEEIARSRRSVSERKVSAYYLLKAVAERNGLTVAEDELAAYFQNLAEGSRMPADRIRARYEKEGRLDDVRDLLARKKALGLLLSQASVTLVEAEPVPAEEG